Within the Kribbella aluminosa genome, the region GACTGGTCATGATGAAGTGCCTCCTCTCAGTGGCCGTGGGGCGTTTCCGCGTGCCCCGGGGTCGTGGTGGTTGCTGTCGGTGGAACGATCGCCGCTCGGGTCGAGCCGACCTTGACGGTGAACTCGGCGGTGTGGACCGCGCCGGCGTGCTGGAAGTCCAGGAACAGGCTGTACGTCCCCGCGGTCGGGAAGGTCGTCGCGAACGTGACCTCCGGACCGCCCTTCGCACCCGGCTCGGCGTGCTCCGCCGGATGGTTGTGCAGGTACGCCAGGTCACCGCCGCGCAGCGACACCAGGTGCCCGAAGGCGCCCAGGTACGGCTGCAGATCGGTGACGGGCTTGCCGTCGCGGGTGACCTTGAACGTCAACTCGGACTCCTTACCCGCGACCGGGGTGCCCTGCAGCGTCACGTCGTACCCGTGGAAGCTGTAGACGCCGGCCGGCTCGGCGACCGGGACCGGGACGTACATCCCGGTGACGTTGACGTCCGTACCGAGCGTGATCGTGCTGTCGTGCCCGGCCGGCTGGAAGTCGGCGTACAGCCGCCAGGTCCCGCCGGCGGTGAACGTGAACGGGATGCTCCACGTCCCGTCCGCCGCCAGCACCGGATGCACATGGTGGAACCCGGACAGGTCCCGCCGTACCACGATCAGGTGCAGGTCCTTCTCGTGGGTCTTCGTGTACTGCGTGACCGGCCTGCCGTCCGGCCCTTGGATCGTGAAGCGCAACTCGGTCTGCTGACCCGAGGTGAAGAACGTCTTCGCCGGCGTGAGCGTGTAGCCCGCGTCGGAGACTGCCAGACCAGGCAGTTGCCCGGCTGCGTCGTGCCCTTCCATTCCACCCATCTCCTCTCCGTGAGCAGGGGCCGCGGAGGTGCCGTCGGCCGCCGCGACCGGGTCGATCGCGGAGCCGATGCCGAACGCCGCGCCGAAGGCGAGCGCGATCGCACCGGCGAACGCGCCGAGCCGGAGCGCGGCGGCCCGGTTCACGACGCCGCCAGTGCGTAGCCCGCCTCGTCGACGGCATCCCGTACGGCGGACTCGTCCAGCGCGGACTCACTCGTCACGCGCACCGCGGAGGTGCCACCCGCGACGAGATCGATCTGCACATCCTGGACGCCGACCAGCTTGCTGATCTCCTCGGTAACCGCCGACGTGCAGTGCCCACAGGTCATGCCGGACACGGAGTAGGTAGTAGTGGTGCTCATATCGATGCTCCTTGCTCGAAAACGGTTCGCAACAGGTGGAGGGCTGGGCCGGACGTGGTCAGCTGCGGACGAGTCGGGCGATCGCCTCGGAGGCTTCGCGAACCTTCTCGTCGGCCTCCGGACCGCCCTTCTGCGCGGCCTCGACCACACAGTGCGACAGATGCTCGTCGAGCAACTCCAGCGAGAACGACTGCAACGCCTTCGTGGCCGCCGACACCTGAGTCAGGATGTCGATGCAGTACTGGTCCTCCTCGACCATCCGCTGCAGCCCACGAACCTGCCCTTCGATCCGCCGCAACCGCTTCAGATGCCGGTCCTTCTCGGCGCTGTACCCGTGCACGTGCTCGCTGCTCATCTCCGGCCCTCCGTCGCCTCGACTACCCCTCGGGGGTATCTCCACGCACCTGAAGGTACCCCCTGCGGGTATCGAACGCAAGTCTTCCGTCGATACGGGCAGGGGGTATACGCAGATCAGTTGTCACCGAGGGCGGGGGCTGACCGGATCTGCCCCCGAGCGAGCTACGTCAGCTCGTGGCGCGCCGGCGGCGGCGTACTGCTCCGATGCCCGCGATCCCGAGGGTCAGCACGGCGGCGGCCGCCGCGATCGCCAGCCCGCGGCTCAGGCCGGGCGGGGTGAACGTGCAGTCGACCGTGGTCGCCCCGTTGGTCAGCGGGACGGCCATCAAGCCGCCGAACTCGCTGGGGGCCTGTGCTTGGCCACCGGCCTTGCAGGACCAGCCGTCGATCTTCGGTACGCCGATGACCGCCCAGCCCTTGCTGCCCGCGGGGAGCGTCGCGTGCAAGGAGTGCCCGCCGGTCCGCACAACCTTGGCCCCGGTCGCGCGCAGCGTCGTCACAGCCTTCTCGAGCGCGACCGGGCTGAAGCAGCCGATCGCGTTGTGCGGCGGGATCCCCTGCGGATCCTCGCCGAAGTTGACCTCGACCTGCACGGCCCCGGACTTCGGCACCGTGCCCAGCTTGATCATCGCGCTGCTGGTGTTGATCCCGGGCCGGCGCGTCGCGCTCAGGTAAAGCCAGCCGCCGCCGGCCAGCCGGGCGCGCCCGCCGACGCGCGGCATGAACAGGTACGCCGTACTCGTGGGAGCACATGTCGCAACCAGCTTCACGTCGCCTGTGGCGAGCCGGGTGCCCTTGTACTCCGGGACCTCGTACACCGTCGACCCGAGCAGTCGCTCCTGCGCGAGGTAGGCGTTCGGCGCGTTGGTGTCGGTCGGGATCGCCGGGTCCAGGCGGCGGCGTACCGTGACCAGCGGGGGCACCGTCGCCTTGCTGATGTGCGGGTTGCTGTCGATCAGCCGCATCCGGGCGCCGACCGAGAAGATCGCGTCGGTCACCGGGTTGTCGAGCGTCCGCGACGCCCGCCCGTACCCGGACCAGCCGAACCCGAGGCCGGTCATCATCTGGTTGACGGAGTACGGCAGGAGGCTGCTGTACAGGCCCGCGCCCTGGCCCCCGAGCAGCATCGGGTCGTTCGGCGTGATCGAGGTCCCCGGTTCGGTCCGGTACTTCGGCCAGTCGCCGACCTTGCGGAGCTCGTCGTACCGCGCGGTCATCTTGGCGCTCCACGGGTCCGCGGACGCGCCGAGCATCTTGCTCCGGTACTCGTCGGTGACGACCGCGCTCCAGGTCGCCTCCAGCCCCACGACCGCCAGCAGTACGGCGAACGCTGCCGCCACCGGGAGCCGGAGCCGCCGGGTGTTCGGGCTTCGGCGCAGCAGCCAAATGGTGCCGAACGCAACCAAAGCGACCGCTCCGGAAACGCCCAGCGCCGTCAGCCAGCGCGCCTTCAGCAACGGGCTGCCGTCGGCCACTACGGCGATCAGCGCGAGCAGTGCACCGCCGCCGAGCAGCGCGAGCGGCCCGGGCAGCTTGTGCGCGACCGAGATCCACGCCGCCGCGACAAGCAGGCCGCAGAGGACGAACGCCTCGCGGTACTGGCTGCCGTTCGGGGTGTCGAACGCGTGCCAGAACGCCTGCGTCGGTCCCCAACGGAAGGTCAGCGCCACGCCGACGATCGTGATCACCCAGATCACCTTCGACCGCCACGGCACGAACTTGTTGAACGGCATCGTCAGCGCGAGCAGCAGGGCGAGCGTGCCGACGTACAGGCTCGCGGTCTTGCCGACGCCCTCGGTCAGCGGCAGCAGCCGGGACAGGAACACGCCGATGGACGACGGGTGGAAGTTCCCGGACGGGGACGGCGTTGCGGCGCGATTGGCGAGGATGATCGGTAGCAGGATGGGCGCGATCAAGCCCATGCCGAGCACGAACGAGACTCCGTGCCGCACCACCGACCGGAGCCGCAGCGACCAGCTGAGGTCGCTGCTCAGCAGCCGGGCGAGCAGGTAGACCCCACCCGCGAACGTTGCCATGTAGGCGGTGTAGAAGTTGGACAGCCAGAAGACTGCCACCACCAGCACACTCAGCACCCGGTTGGTCCGGCGCAGTGACCATTCCGCGACCAGGAAGAACATCGGCAGGGCGATCAGACCGTCCAGCCACATCGGCACGTAGGATCCGTCGTCGAGCGCCCATCCGCAGACGCCGTACGAGATGCCCAGCATCGCGGCGACCCACCGGGGGCCGGGACGCATCTTGAGCAGGGCGGCGGCCATCGCGGCGGCGGCCAGGCTGAGCTTGAGAGTGGTGATGACGAAGACGGCGAGATCGACCCGGTCGCGCGGGAACAGGCCCACCAGCAGGGACAATGGGCTGCCGAGATCGACGCCGAGGTCGGCCCAGAAGCCGACGCCGAACGCGCTCTGCCAGTTGAACAGCAGGTCGCCCTGGGCCTGACCGTGCAGGATGTCCCACAGGTGGGCGAAGAAGGGGACGTACTGCGTGCCAAGATCGTTGGTACTGCGGGACAGCGAACCGAAGGGATAGGTACCACGGATGAGTCCGGAGGCGACGAACACCACCGTCACCCCGACAGCGGCGACGCCGGCAGGGAGTAGTGCCGAACGCCCCCGCGGGGCCTGTTGTTCGACAGCGTCCTCGGAAACCACTGGCCGCCCCTTCGTTCCGATCGTTCGGCCGCCAAAGCTAGCCGGTAGTACTGGTCTGGATAAGAATCGCACCATGGTCTACGGACTGGGCGGGCGGGGACAACGATGCGGTTGAGTCTGGTGGTGCCGTGTTACAACGAGGTCGAGGTGATCTCCCGGTTCCATCAGGCACTGAGCCAGGAGCTCGCCGGAACCGGTCGTCCGTACGAGATCGTGTACGTCGACGACGGTAGTGCTGATGGGACGCTCGACGCCCTCGTCGGGTTGGCAGCCACCGACGAATCAGTCAGGTACCTGTCTTTCAGCCGGAACTTCGGCAAGGAGGCCGCGATGCTGGCGGGCCTCCGGTACGCGACCGGTGACGCGGTGGTGATCATGGACGCCGACCTGCAGCACCCGCCGGAGCTGATCGGCCGGATGCTCGCGGAGTACGAGCGCGGCTTCGACCAGGTGATCGCGCGCCGGAACCGGACCGGCGACCCGGCCACCCGGACGCTGTTCGCGCGGGCGTACTACTGGCTGATCAACAAGTGGGCCGACGTCGAGCTGATGGACGGGGTCGGCGACTTCCGGCTGCTGTCCCGGCGGGCGGTCGACGGACTGCTCGAGCTGAACGAGTACAACCGGTTCTCGAAGGGGCTGTTCGCCTGGATCGGGTTCGAGTCGATCCTGTTCGAGTACGACAACGTGCAGTCGTCGCCGGACCGGAAGAGCCGCTGGACGTTCCGTCGGCTGCTCGAGTACGGCCTGGACGGGCTGCTGTCGTTCAACAACAAGCCGCTGCGGGCCGCGATCTACGTCGGCCTGCTGCTCACCGCGGTCGCCGCCGGGTACGCCGTCTGGGTCCTGGTGGCGGCGATCCTGCACGGGGTCGACATGCCCGGGTACGTCACGCTGATCGCGGCGATCACCGGCCTCGGCGGGCTCCAGATGGTGATGCTCGGGCTGATCGGCGAGTACATCGGCCGGATCTACTACGAGACCAAGAAGCGCCCGCACTACCTGCTCAAACAGACCAACCTGGACCCGGTGGACCGGCTGGAGCGGAGTAGTTGAAGATGGCACCGGCCCCGGGTGGACGAGCCACCCGAGGCCGGTAGAGGTACTGCTGAGGCTCAGACGGTGAGCCGCTCCTCGGTGGACGTCGAGAACAGGTGCAGCTTGTCCGGCACCGCCGCGAGGCGGACCGTCGAGCCCTTCTCGACCGCCATCCGTGCGTCGATGCGGGCCACGATCTGCGTCTGGTCGCCGTGCTCCGTGGTGCCGTACAGGTACGCGTCGGCGCCGAGCTCCTCGACCACGGCGACCTTCACCGGCAGGCCCTCGTCGGCGACCTTGAAGGCCTCCGGGCGAACGCCGACGGTCAGGGTCTTGTCGCTGCCGGCCTTGGCCAGCACGTCGCGGGCGATCGGGATGGTGTAGTCGCCGACCTTCGCGCCACCGTCGACGATGTCGGCGGTCAGCAGGTTCATCGCCGGCGAGCCGATGAAGCCCGCGACGAACTTGTTCTTCGGGCCGTCGTACAGGTTCAGCGGGGTGTCGACCTGCTGGAGCAGACCGTCCTTGAGGACCGCGACCCGGTCACCCATCGTCATGGCCTCGACCTGGTCGTGCGTGACGTACACGGTCGTGACCCCGAGGCGCTGCTGCAGCTCGGCGATCTGGGTACGGGTCTGGACCCGGAGCTTGGCGTCGAGGTTCGACAGCGGCTCGTCCATCAGGAAGACCTGCGGGTTACGCACGATCGCGCGACCCATCGCGACCCGCTGACGCTGACCACCGGACAGTGCCTTCGGCTTGCGCTCCAGG harbors:
- a CDS encoding heavy-metal-associated domain-containing protein, producing the protein MSTTTTYSVSGMTCGHCTSAVTEEISKLVGVQDVQIDLVAGGTSAVRVTSESALDESAVRDAVDEAGYALAAS
- a CDS encoding ABC transporter ATP-binding protein, coding for MATVSFKAATRIYPGGDTPAVDKLNLEIEDGEFMVLVGPSGCGKSTSLRMLAGLEEVNEGSIYIGDRDVTHRPPKERDIAMVFQNYALYPHMSVADNMGFALKMQGVSKEDRAKRVMEAAKLLGLEEYLERKPKALSGGQRQRVAMGRAIVRNPQVFLMDEPLSNLDAKLRVQTRTQIAELQQRLGVTTVYVTHDQVEAMTMGDRVAVLKDGLLQQVDTPLNLYDGPKNKFVAGFIGSPAMNLLTADIVDGGAKVGDYTIPIARDVLAKAGSDKTLTVGVRPEAFKVADEGLPVKVAVVEELGADAYLYGTTEHGDQTQIVARIDARMAVEKGSTVRLAAVPDKLHLFSTSTEERLTV
- a CDS encoding metal-sensitive transcriptional regulator; its protein translation is MSSEHVHGYSAEKDRHLKRLRRIEGQVRGLQRMVEEDQYCIDILTQVSAATKALQSFSLELLDEHLSHCVVEAAQKGGPEADEKVREASEAIARLVRS
- a CDS encoding YfhO family protein; translated protein: MVSEDAVEQQAPRGRSALLPAGVAAVGVTVVFVASGLIRGTYPFGSLSRSTNDLGTQYVPFFAHLWDILHGQAQGDLLFNWQSAFGVGFWADLGVDLGSPLSLLVGLFPRDRVDLAVFVITTLKLSLAAAAMAAALLKMRPGPRWVAAMLGISYGVCGWALDDGSYVPMWLDGLIALPMFFLVAEWSLRRTNRVLSVLVVAVFWLSNFYTAYMATFAGGVYLLARLLSSDLSWSLRLRSVVRHGVSFVLGMGLIAPILLPIILANRAATPSPSGNFHPSSIGVFLSRLLPLTEGVGKTASLYVGTLALLLALTMPFNKFVPWRSKVIWVITIVGVALTFRWGPTQAFWHAFDTPNGSQYREAFVLCGLLVAAAWISVAHKLPGPLALLGGGALLALIAVVADGSPLLKARWLTALGVSGAVALVAFGTIWLLRRSPNTRRLRLPVAAAFAVLLAVVGLEATWSAVVTDEYRSKMLGASADPWSAKMTARYDELRKVGDWPKYRTEPGTSITPNDPMLLGGQGAGLYSSLLPYSVNQMMTGLGFGWSGYGRASRTLDNPVTDAIFSVGARMRLIDSNPHISKATVPPLVTVRRRLDPAIPTDTNAPNAYLAQERLLGSTVYEVPEYKGTRLATGDVKLVATCAPTSTAYLFMPRVGGRARLAGGGWLYLSATRRPGINTSSAMIKLGTVPKSGAVQVEVNFGEDPQGIPPHNAIGCFSPVALEKAVTTLRATGAKVVRTGGHSLHATLPAGSKGWAVIGVPKIDGWSCKAGGQAQAPSEFGGLMAVPLTNGATTVDCTFTPPGLSRGLAIAAAAAVLTLGIAGIGAVRRRRRATS
- a CDS encoding glycosyltransferase family 2 protein — encoded protein: MRLSLVVPCYNEVEVISRFHQALSQELAGTGRPYEIVYVDDGSADGTLDALVGLAATDESVRYLSFSRNFGKEAAMLAGLRYATGDAVVIMDADLQHPPELIGRMLAEYERGFDQVIARRNRTGDPATRTLFARAYYWLINKWADVELMDGVGDFRLLSRRAVDGLLELNEYNRFSKGLFAWIGFESILFEYDNVQSSPDRKSRWTFRRLLEYGLDGLLSFNNKPLRAAIYVGLLLTAVAAGYAVWVLVAAILHGVDMPGYVTLIAAITGLGGLQMVMLGLIGEYIGRIYYETKKRPHYLLKQTNLDPVDRLERSS